A part of Synechococcus sp. KORDI-49 genomic DNA contains:
- a CDS encoding DUF3370 domain-containing protein, whose translation MSLRALLTAALIALPAAAIATGPACPAVRADAFARQQEIRPLPGALDKVLMVNDNNPELIRDEGILLSTFPEGGADALAVPLNGRFDLFSHHVYAGNDDTLDSTLWLAVMVAPLDGTPVTLELLEGSTSLSQATRPGQTAAPFLPLPAFMRETTEIVAAGPGSRVAGDLLAKRRAPELHTTRWSLEPGDATPIVVLPIPVAGLDPLLNGRNLQLRLRSSAPVALATLAAYGSADTPPPTSRWQEMLHSGELSSKEHSPTPRGAKGKMVYSRVSGVQIGSSWSTRITDPGSAHLAIPSQPLSWPISSLERGSLGTGQVQTAELQAFHPDTAWAAHGNYGVTYDLSLPLSNDGDHPASVELALESPLKSDQPSDSLRFRTSMTGPVMYRGPIEVAGLDDHDGRPLGRQTIHLVLRQGQQGPALGQLTLAPGEQRNVRVRLVYPADATPPQVLTLRPVKQSRTPDT comes from the coding sequence ATGAGCCTGAGAGCCCTGCTGACCGCTGCCTTGATCGCCCTGCCGGCCGCCGCGATCGCCACGGGACCCGCCTGCCCGGCCGTGCGGGCCGACGCCTTCGCGCGCCAACAGGAGATCCGTCCGCTGCCCGGCGCGCTGGACAAGGTGCTGATGGTGAACGACAACAATCCCGAGTTGATCCGGGACGAGGGCATCCTGCTGTCGACCTTTCCGGAGGGAGGCGCCGACGCGTTGGCGGTGCCGCTGAACGGTCGCTTCGATCTCTTCAGCCATCACGTCTACGCCGGCAACGACGACACGCTCGACTCGACCCTCTGGCTGGCGGTGATGGTCGCCCCTCTGGACGGCACCCCCGTGACCCTGGAACTGCTGGAGGGCAGCACATCGCTGTCGCAGGCCACCCGCCCCGGCCAGACCGCCGCCCCCTTCCTGCCCCTGCCGGCATTCATGCGCGAAACGACAGAGATCGTTGCCGCCGGGCCCGGCAGCCGGGTGGCCGGTGATCTGCTGGCGAAGCGTCGGGCTCCGGAACTGCACACGACGCGTTGGTCGCTGGAGCCGGGCGATGCGACGCCGATTGTGGTGCTGCCGATCCCCGTGGCCGGCCTCGACCCCCTGCTCAACGGACGCAATCTGCAGCTGCGACTGCGCAGTTCCGCCCCCGTGGCCCTCGCCACCCTGGCGGCCTACGGCAGTGCCGACACCCCGCCTCCCACCAGCCGCTGGCAGGAGATGCTCCACAGCGGGGAACTCAGCTCCAAGGAACACAGCCCAACACCGCGGGGCGCCAAGGGAAAGATGGTCTATTCCCGCGTCAGCGGTGTTCAGATCGGCAGCAGCTGGAGCACACGGATCACCGATCCTGGCAGCGCTCATCTGGCCATTCCGTCCCAACCGCTGTCGTGGCCGATCAGCAGCCTGGAACGGGGATCCCTCGGCACCGGACAGGTGCAGACCGCGGAGCTGCAGGCGTTCCATCCGGACACCGCCTGGGCCGCCCATGGCAACTATGGGGTCACCTATGACCTCAGCCTTCCTCTCAGCAACGATGGCGACCATCCCGCCAGCGTTGAACTGGCTCTGGAATCGCCGCTCAAATCCGATCAGCCCAGCGACAGCCTCAGGTTCAGAACCTCGATGACCGGTCCGGTGATGTACCGCGGCCCGATCGAGGTCGCCGGCCTGGATGACCACGACGGACGTCCACTCGGCCGCCAGACCATTCACCTGGTGCTGCGTCAGGGACAGCAGGGACCGGCCCTCGGGCAACTGACCCTTGCCCCCGGTGAGCAGCGCAACGTGCGGGTTCGTCTGGTTTATCCAGCCGATGCCACACCCCCGCAGGTGCTCACCCTCCGGCCTGTGAAACAATCCAGGACACCTGACACGTGA
- the bchI gene encoding magnesium chelatase ATPase subunit I has protein sequence MSAPRKRRVFPFTAVIGQEEMKLALLLNVIDPRIGGVMIMGDRGTGKSTTIRALADLLPDIDVVAGDPYNSSATDPDLQSSEVRQRQEQGEALTTEPRQVPMVDLPLGATEDRLCGTIDIEKALSEGVRAFEPGLLAKANRGLLYVDEVNLLDDHLVDVLLDSAASGWNTVEREGVSVRHPARFVLIGSGNPEEGELRPQLLDRFGMSVEVRTVRDPELRVQVVDQRTAFDSDPDRFSTAMEENQKALQQRVVEAQQRLEQVVIDEDLRLRISSVCGELDVDGLRGDIVTNRAARALAAFEGRIEVSEDDVARVASCCLRHRLRKDPLEQVDSGERVVKVFCKVFERSESSDRAGFELALAA, from the coding sequence GTGAGTGCACCCCGGAAGCGCAGGGTCTTCCCCTTCACCGCCGTGATCGGTCAGGAGGAGATGAAACTGGCGCTTCTGCTCAATGTGATCGATCCGCGCATCGGCGGCGTGATGATCATGGGGGATCGGGGCACAGGGAAATCCACCACCATCCGTGCCCTGGCGGATCTGCTGCCGGACATCGACGTGGTGGCGGGTGATCCTTACAACAGCTCGGCCACGGATCCAGACCTGCAGAGCAGCGAGGTGCGTCAGCGGCAGGAGCAGGGTGAAGCGCTGACCACCGAACCGCGCCAGGTGCCGATGGTGGATCTGCCTCTTGGCGCCACGGAGGATCGTCTCTGCGGAACCATCGACATCGAAAAAGCCCTCAGCGAAGGGGTGCGTGCCTTTGAACCGGGCCTTCTGGCCAAGGCCAACCGCGGGCTGCTCTATGTGGATGAGGTGAATCTGCTGGATGACCACCTGGTTGATGTGCTGCTGGATTCAGCCGCCTCCGGATGGAACACCGTGGAACGGGAAGGGGTCTCCGTCCGCCATCCTGCGCGCTTCGTGCTGATCGGCTCCGGAAACCCGGAAGAAGGGGAACTGCGTCCGCAGCTGCTGGATCGCTTCGGCATGAGCGTCGAGGTGCGCACCGTGCGGGACCCGGAGCTGCGGGTGCAGGTTGTGGACCAGCGCACCGCGTTTGACAGTGATCCCGACCGGTTCAGCACCGCGATGGAGGAGAACCAGAAAGCCCTGCAGCAGAGGGTGGTGGAGGCTCAGCAACGGCTGGAGCAGGTGGTGATCGATGAGGATCTGCGCCTGCGCATCTCTTCGGTCTGCGGCGAACTGGATGTGGATGGCCTGCGCGGCGACATCGTCACCAACCGGGCAGCCCGCGCCCTCGCCGCTTTTGAAGGCCGCATCGAGGTGAGTGAAGACGATGTGGCGAGGGTGGCCTCCTGCTGTCTGCGCCACCGCCTGCGCAAGGACCCCCTGGAGCAGGTGGATTCCGGCGAGCGGGTGGTGAAGGTGTTCTGCAAGGTGTTCGAGCGCAGTGAGAGCAGCGACCGCGCCGGCTTCGAACTGGCCCTGGCGGCCTGA
- the ruvC gene encoding crossover junction endodeoxyribonuclease RuvC — MRILGIDPGLARVGYGVIDTTGGQQRMLDCGIIRTDPGRPDGERMVEIAGDLRQLIRRWRPQLAAVEKFFFYRSSNTISVVQARGVVMMTLARFKVPVVEFPPMQIKLALAGFGHADKDEVLEAVMRELNLSDPPRPDDAADALAVALTGWFQR, encoded by the coding sequence ATGCGGATCCTCGGCATCGATCCGGGCCTGGCCCGGGTGGGCTATGGGGTGATCGACACCACAGGCGGGCAGCAGCGGATGCTCGACTGCGGGATCATCCGTACCGATCCAGGCCGACCCGATGGTGAACGGATGGTGGAGATCGCCGGGGATCTGCGCCAGCTGATCCGCCGCTGGCGACCGCAACTGGCTGCGGTGGAGAAGTTCTTTTTCTATCGCTCAAGCAACACCATCAGCGTGGTGCAGGCCCGCGGTGTGGTGATGATGACCCTGGCGCGGTTCAAGGTGCCGGTGGTGGAGTTCCCGCCGATGCAGATCAAGCTTGCCCTCGCCGGATTCGGCCATGCCGACAAGGACGAGGTGCTGGAAGCCGTGATGCGGGAACTGAATCTCTCGGATCCTCCACGCCCCGATGATGCCGCCGACGCTCTGGCGGTGGCCCTCACCGGCTGGTTCCAGCGATAA
- a CDS encoding DUF3104 domain-containing protein: MSVDYSKPLQSTLRPAFLDVKPGDVVVVWEHPELVNTDTNGWYLAEVLFCEGSARDPRSPSLFQVADVDTGALRWCNADCVQRVLISVTHPVTDFC; the protein is encoded by the coding sequence ATGTCTGTTGACTACAGCAAACCGCTCCAATCAACGCTTCGGCCTGCATTTCTGGATGTCAAGCCAGGTGATGTCGTCGTTGTCTGGGAGCACCCCGAGCTGGTCAACACCGATACCAACGGCTGGTACTTGGCAGAGGTGCTCTTCTGTGAAGGCAGTGCCCGTGATCCACGGTCTCCTTCGCTCTTCCAGGTTGCGGATGTGGATACAGGTGCTCTTCGTTGGTGCAATGCCGACTGCGTGCAAAGAGTGTTGATTTCTGTCACTCACCCTGTGACCGACTTCTGTTAG
- a CDS encoding 5-formyltetrahydrofolate cyclo-ligase has product MRDEGLVPAITTKQKLRRHFRQLRREQSCLFPAIRAAVEADMEAAHRPLSSDQMIGIYWPLADEVDLRALRQQGPVALPVADGQGGLVYRHWAVDSENAQILKPDGCGIPAPAEGRTLRPEQLACLLVPALAIDRQGVRLGYGGGYYDRLRQQTPWRAVRALAVLSSACITDTPLPRDPWDIPFDGWISEQGPGRPQGTTAS; this is encoded by the coding sequence ATGCGTGATGAAGGCCTGGTTCCGGCGATCACCACCAAGCAGAAGCTTCGCCGTCACTTCCGGCAGCTGCGACGTGAGCAGTCCTGCCTCTTCCCCGCCATTCGCGCCGCCGTTGAAGCAGACATGGAGGCCGCCCATCGGCCGCTGTCCAGCGATCAGATGATCGGCATCTACTGGCCGCTGGCGGATGAAGTGGATCTGCGTGCGCTGCGACAGCAGGGGCCCGTCGCGCTGCCGGTGGCGGATGGTCAGGGGGGGCTCGTCTACCGCCACTGGGCCGTGGACAGTGAGAACGCTCAGATCCTGAAACCTGACGGCTGCGGCATCCCTGCTCCCGCGGAAGGCCGGACTCTGCGGCCGGAGCAGCTGGCCTGCCTGCTGGTGCCGGCCCTTGCCATCGACCGCCAGGGAGTCCGCCTCGGCTACGGCGGCGGTTACTACGACCGGCTGCGGCAACAGACGCCCTGGCGGGCCGTGCGCGCCCTGGCGGTGCTGTCGTCGGCCTGCATCACCGACACGCCACTGCCACGGGATCCCTGGGACATCCCCTTCGATGGCTGGATCAGCGAGCAGGGACCTGGTCGTCCCCAGGGGACCACCGCATCATGA
- a CDS encoding carboxypeptidase regulatory-like domain-containing protein — MSVTCYPAAMRPLLAFLTLSAACLAAGIASPGQAHQIESALQYLDGDLELSTRFSNGEPASGAVVRLLNPDGTPGVELGRTDADGQVRLDLQAIEDGRYDLQVDGGPGHRDYLDIPVQQGRVRLDEVVQAPLTLMLVGLLVSVRRRCD, encoded by the coding sequence ATGAGCGTCACCTGCTACCCGGCTGCCATGCGTCCCCTGCTCGCCTTCCTGACTCTCTCAGCGGCGTGTCTCGCGGCAGGCATCGCCTCCCCAGGACAGGCGCACCAGATCGAGTCGGCCCTGCAGTATCTCGATGGCGATCTGGAACTGAGTACGCGTTTTTCGAACGGTGAGCCGGCCAGCGGTGCCGTCGTGCGTCTGCTCAATCCAGATGGCACCCCTGGGGTCGAACTCGGTCGCACGGATGCCGATGGCCAGGTGAGGCTTGATCTGCAGGCCATCGAGGACGGTCGCTACGACCTTCAGGTGGACGGCGGGCCCGGGCACCGGGACTATCTGGACATTCCGGTCCAGCAGGGACGTGTCCGGCTGGATGAGGTGGTGCAGGCCCCCCTGACGCTGATGCTCGTCGGTTTGCTGGTTAGCGTGCGACGTCGATGTGACTGA
- a CDS encoding SufE family protein has protein sequence MAASTGSEALDRMVERLGGTADPRRRYEYVLWLAKKLTPLPVEQQTDNLRVRGCVSQVFVRGELDQGVMRWQGDSDALITKGLLAFLIEGLNGLTPPQVKAIDPGFIEATGLQASLTPSRANGFLNILRMMQAQAAALDSSGGPADS, from the coding sequence ATGGCCGCCAGCACCGGCAGTGAGGCTCTTGACCGGATGGTGGAACGACTCGGGGGAACAGCGGATCCCCGACGTCGGTATGAGTACGTCCTCTGGCTGGCCAAGAAACTGACGCCACTGCCTGTGGAGCAGCAGACCGACAACCTGCGGGTGCGGGGATGTGTGTCCCAGGTCTTCGTGCGGGGGGAACTGGATCAGGGTGTGATGCGCTGGCAGGGAGACTCCGACGCGCTGATCACCAAAGGACTGCTGGCGTTTCTGATCGAGGGTCTGAATGGACTGACCCCACCACAGGTCAAGGCCATCGACCCCGGCTTCATCGAAGCCACCGGACTGCAGGCGAGCCTGACCCCCTCCCGGGCCAACGGCTTCCTGAACATCCTTCGGATGATGCAGGCCCAGGCGGCCGCCCTGGACAGTTCCGGCGGCCCCGCTGATTCATAG
- a CDS encoding homoserine dehydrogenase: protein MGARIGVGLLGLGTVGGGVASILLSPQERHPLVADLELIRVAVRDLERPRPVDLSPEQLTTDPQTVVDDPRVDVVVEVIGGIEPARSLILAAIKAGKSVVTANKAVIARHGGEIAEAAAAAGVYVLIEAAVGGGIPIIEPLKQSLGGNRINRVSGIINGTTNYILTRMADEGAAYEDVLAEAQRLGYAEADPAADVDGLDAADKIAILSTLAFGGGVDRQSIPTEGISRLQGEDVDYARQLGYGVKLLAVAERMATSDASAEVLALSLRVQPTLVPSHHPLAGVQGVNNAILVEGDPIGQVMFYGPGAGAGPTASAVVADILNIAGIRQASGGDGRLDPLLAAGSWRTCSLVDPGNVRQRHYVRFNTQDAPGVIGRIGGCFGDRDISIQSIVQFNATSAGAEIVVITHEVDQRRMDEALAAIRALPDVSGLAAHLGCL from the coding sequence ATGGGTGCACGGATCGGCGTCGGCTTGCTAGGCCTCGGCACGGTGGGTGGCGGGGTCGCCTCAATCCTGCTGTCCCCGCAGGAACGTCATCCTCTGGTCGCTGATCTTGAGCTGATCCGTGTGGCCGTGCGTGATCTGGAGCGGCCCCGACCGGTCGATCTGTCGCCCGAACAACTCACCACAGATCCTCAGACCGTGGTCGATGATCCGCGCGTGGACGTCGTGGTGGAGGTGATCGGAGGGATCGAACCGGCTCGCTCTCTGATCCTGGCGGCGATCAAAGCGGGCAAATCGGTGGTGACCGCCAACAAAGCGGTGATCGCCCGTCACGGCGGAGAGATTGCAGAGGCCGCCGCAGCCGCAGGTGTGTACGTGCTGATCGAAGCCGCCGTCGGCGGGGGGATCCCGATCATCGAACCGCTGAAGCAGTCCCTCGGTGGCAACCGGATCAACCGGGTCAGCGGAATCATCAACGGAACCACCAATTACATCCTCACCCGCATGGCCGATGAGGGCGCGGCCTATGAAGATGTTCTGGCGGAAGCCCAGCGACTCGGCTACGCCGAAGCCGACCCCGCAGCGGATGTGGACGGTCTCGATGCGGCGGACAAGATCGCCATTCTCTCGACCCTCGCCTTCGGCGGAGGCGTGGATCGCCAGAGCATCCCGACCGAGGGCATCAGCCGGCTTCAGGGAGAAGACGTGGATTACGCACGCCAGCTGGGCTATGGCGTGAAGCTGCTGGCGGTGGCCGAACGGATGGCGACATCCGATGCCAGCGCAGAAGTGCTGGCACTGTCACTGAGGGTGCAGCCGACCCTGGTGCCCAGTCACCATCCCCTGGCGGGCGTTCAGGGCGTCAACAACGCCATCCTGGTCGAGGGCGATCCCATCGGGCAGGTGATGTTCTACGGCCCGGGAGCCGGAGCAGGACCGACCGCATCGGCGGTGGTCGCCGACATTCTCAACATCGCCGGGATCCGCCAGGCCAGTGGTGGTGACGGCCGGCTGGATCCGCTGCTGGCGGCTGGCAGCTGGAGGACTTGCAGCCTTGTTGACCCGGGGAATGTCCGCCAGAGGCACTACGTCCGTTTCAACACACAGGATGCTCCGGGTGTGATCGGACGTATCGGCGGCTGCTTCGGCGATCGCGACATCTCGATCCAGTCGATCGTGCAGTTCAACGCCACCTCTGCCGGAGCTGAAATCGTCGTGATCACCCACGAAGTCGACCAGCGGCGCATGGACGAGGCCCTGGCGGCGATCCGCGCCCTGCCGGACGTTTCGGGACTCGCCGCCCATCTCGGGTGTCTCTGA
- a CDS encoding ABC transporter substrate-binding protein, translating into MAFALISVCFSQLSCQPRRADQQLTVASAGKISSLDPAQASTVNTIQLLSALGDPLYSLSEDGELEPRLAAASPEISADGTTVTIPLRTDVRFHDGSRFDAAAMAFSLRRFLRIGTLSYVVGDRIAAVEVAAPDRLRLRLSRPSTSLEGLLTSVNLTPVSPQAYRDHRDRFLTDRFVGTGPYRLSSFSEHQQRLEPFEAYWGEAPRNSGLDLITLSNSTALYGALRSGEVDVLLSASIDEDQRYALHRKAEAGQLHEAVGQAMEIGYITLLSNAMPLQDPRLRRALSLSLNRTELSARVSYGLRRPLRALVPPSLAGGGGPIWPAHDPMQARALLSSAGYCDGRLLQVPLTFRSNVPADKLLALTWQAQVKRDLSDCLVLELDGVESTTVYRQLGEGAFKAVMLDWRGTYPDPEAYLTPLLSCSNPSGEICLDGEAAISGSFWSTSGLQEALRSSDELRGAARHAELKRIERMSALGAAYIPVWLESPRAWGQTDLSVPEFDGSGHVRLNRLRRTR; encoded by the coding sequence ATGGCGTTCGCGCTGATCAGCGTCTGCTTCAGTCAGCTGTCCTGCCAGCCCCGCCGCGCGGACCAGCAATTGACGGTTGCTTCAGCGGGAAAGATCAGTTCGCTGGATCCCGCTCAGGCCAGCACCGTCAACACGATCCAGCTGTTGAGCGCCCTCGGCGACCCTCTTTACAGCCTCTCCGAAGACGGCGAGCTGGAACCCCGTCTCGCAGCGGCATCTCCTGAGATCAGCGCCGACGGAACGACCGTCACGATCCCGTTGCGCACCGACGTCCGCTTCCATGACGGCAGCCGCTTCGATGCGGCCGCCATGGCCTTCAGCCTGCGGCGCTTCCTGCGCATCGGCACCCTCAGCTATGTCGTCGGAGACCGCATCGCCGCCGTGGAGGTGGCCGCCCCCGACCGGCTGCGGCTGCGGCTGAGCCGCCCGTCCACATCCCTCGAAGGACTGCTCACCTCGGTGAACCTCACCCCGGTCTCGCCGCAGGCTTACCGGGACCACCGCGATCGCTTCCTGACGGACCGGTTCGTCGGCACCGGACCGTACCGCCTGAGCAGCTTCAGCGAACACCAGCAGCGACTGGAACCCTTCGAGGCTTACTGGGGAGAGGCCCCCCGCAACAGCGGACTCGACCTGATCACCCTGAGCAACTCCACTGCTCTCTACGGCGCCCTGCGCAGCGGTGAAGTGGATGTGCTGCTCTCTGCTTCCATCGATGAGGACCAGAGGTATGCGCTGCACCGCAAGGCGGAGGCGGGACAGCTGCATGAGGCGGTGGGGCAGGCCATGGAGATCGGCTACATCACCCTGCTCAGCAACGCCATGCCGCTGCAGGATCCGCGGTTGCGTCGTGCCCTGTCGCTGAGTCTGAACCGCACGGAGCTGAGTGCACGGGTGAGCTACGGCCTGCGTCGCCCCCTGCGTGCCCTGGTCCCTCCCAGCCTCGCCGGGGGAGGCGGCCCGATCTGGCCGGCGCACGATCCCATGCAGGCCAGGGCCCTGCTCAGCAGCGCCGGGTACTGCGACGGCAGGCTCCTGCAGGTGCCACTCACCTTCCGATCCAATGTGCCGGCAGACAAGCTGCTGGCCCTCACCTGGCAGGCGCAGGTGAAGCGCGATCTGTCCGACTGCCTCGTGCTGGAACTGGATGGAGTGGAATCCACCACCGTCTACCGCCAGCTCGGAGAAGGTGCTTTCAAGGCCGTGATGCTCGACTGGCGCGGCACGTATCCCGATCCGGAGGCCTATCTGACGCCGCTGCTCAGCTGCAGCAATCCATCAGGCGAGATCTGCCTCGACGGCGAAGCAGCGATCAGCGGCAGCTTCTGGTCCACCTCCGGGCTGCAGGAGGCCCTGCGCAGCAGCGATGAGCTCAGGGGTGCCGCCCGTCACGCTGAGCTGAAGCGCATCGAACGCATGTCCGCGCTTGGAGCGGCCTACATCCCGGTCTGGCTCGAATCACCGCGCGCCTGGGGGCAGACCGATCTCTCGGTGCCCGAATTCGACGGCAGCGGCCACGTGCGGCTGAACCGGCTTCGGAGGACTCGCTGA
- a CDS encoding ABC transporter permease translates to MGRARALLTYSATRLGLAPLMLWLIASLVFLLLRLAPGDPVDAVLGSRAPAAAKAAMRARLGLDQSLLQQYLDYLNGLLHGDLGQALINQEPVSTIIGRTLPASLELSSIALLVAAIVGLSVGFSGIARPEGKLDLAGRLYGLGTYALPPFWVAMLVQLLFAVSLGWLPVGGRFPPSLLPPEGSGFYLLDSIRQADWMALRGTIRHLLLPAGTLALLLSGTFTTALRLNLRRTLRSDYIESARSRGLMESRVVLRHGLPNALLPVLTIAGITVASLIGGALLIEVTFSWPGIALRLQEAINQRDYPVVQGIVVVIAALVVLVSVAVDLLVAALDPRIRY, encoded by the coding sequence ATGGGACGCGCCCGCGCACTGCTCACCTACAGCGCCACACGGCTGGGGCTGGCACCTCTGATGCTCTGGCTGATCGCCAGCCTGGTGTTCCTGCTGCTGCGACTCGCCCCTGGAGATCCGGTGGATGCGGTGCTCGGCAGTCGGGCTCCCGCAGCGGCGAAGGCGGCGATGCGGGCCCGGCTCGGCCTGGATCAATCCCTGTTGCAGCAGTATCTGGACTACCTCAACGGCCTGCTGCACGGCGATCTCGGCCAGGCCCTGATCAACCAGGAACCGGTGAGCACGATCATCGGGCGCACACTTCCGGCCAGCCTCGAGCTGAGTTCGATCGCGCTGCTGGTGGCAGCGATCGTGGGTCTGAGCGTCGGGTTTAGCGGTATCGCACGCCCTGAGGGCAAGCTCGATCTCGCCGGGCGGCTCTACGGACTGGGCACCTACGCCCTGCCCCCCTTCTGGGTGGCGATGCTGGTGCAGCTGCTGTTCGCGGTGAGTCTGGGCTGGCTGCCGGTGGGAGGACGCTTCCCCCCCAGCCTCCTCCCCCCGGAGGGCAGCGGCTTCTATTTGCTGGACAGCATCCGACAGGCCGACTGGATGGCGCTGCGCGGCACCATCCGGCATCTGCTGCTTCCGGCGGGGACCCTGGCCCTGCTGCTCAGCGGCACGTTCACAACAGCCCTGCGCCTGAACCTGCGCCGCACGCTGAGGAGCGACTACATCGAATCGGCCCGAAGCCGGGGACTGATGGAATCCCGGGTGGTGCTGCGGCATGGGCTGCCCAATGCACTGCTGCCGGTGCTCACCATCGCCGGCATCACCGTGGCCTCCCTGATCGGTGGCGCGCTGCTGATCGAGGTGACCTTCTCATGGCCCGGCATCGCCCTGCGGCTGCAGGAAGCGATCAACCAACGGGACTACCCGGTGGTTCAGGGCATCGTGGTGGTGATCGCCGCGTTGGTGGTGCTGGTGAGTGTGGCGGTGGACCTGCTGGTGGCAGCTCTCGACCCGCGGATCCGCTACTGA
- a CDS encoding alpha/beta hydrolase, producing MLRGRLTGRRLAIGLVGSLLLSPLAPWPVRAAERLEVVIDGITLPITVDELQGLAGAGAGERSELTTWLRLLDQDSRSGLIRLLNAPVLTRRSLGQQLLRSWAAQPLIDALGDLIQVDSVKGTERISSERILSTMEKLLTEAPQVSTLDLLEALPAERLRVNLDALLLAAGRWKTQVERQQRLTSHLSRQPVEVLDPVASGVERSRPGPRRIRLSVPHRVEDLELQSWSAVRSDRRRPWILVMPGLGGDPDHFQWLARGLASAGWSVVLMEHPGSDSAAVQALLEGREPLAGAEALRQRMQDLQAVLLAQRRGTLDVPGDRVVLIGHSLGAFTALMATGRAPQPGLPQRCRQALDELPLTNLSLLLQCELAKEGALEARISVPELAAVVGLNSFGSLIWPPGPSRPASIPVLLMGGTLDLITPPLAEQLRMLASFGQHPFSRAVIVEGGSHFSAIRVEGQSSSGDGDDLFRLGEELVGVNPLAVQELLRRELIAFLEQLEGPAEATASHHYQEGSVRWHRFSSRDAAALESALQ from the coding sequence TTGCTGCGCGGACGCTTAACAGGGCGAAGACTCGCGATAGGACTTGTCGGCAGTCTGCTGCTCTCTCCCCTCGCACCGTGGCCCGTCCGGGCTGCTGAACGGCTCGAGGTGGTGATCGACGGCATCACGTTGCCGATCACCGTGGATGAGCTTCAGGGTCTGGCTGGCGCCGGCGCTGGCGAGCGATCCGAGCTCACGACCTGGTTGAGGCTGCTGGACCAGGACAGCCGGTCTGGGTTGATCCGTCTGTTGAACGCGCCGGTGCTGACCCGCAGGAGCCTGGGCCAGCAGCTTCTGCGCAGCTGGGCGGCCCAACCGCTGATCGATGCGCTCGGTGATCTGATCCAGGTCGACAGCGTCAAGGGCACGGAACGGATCAGCAGTGAGCGGATTCTCTCCACCATGGAGAAGCTGCTGACGGAGGCACCGCAGGTTTCGACCCTCGATCTGCTGGAGGCCCTGCCCGCCGAGCGTCTGAGGGTGAACCTCGATGCGTTGCTGCTGGCTGCAGGGCGCTGGAAAACTCAGGTGGAACGCCAGCAGCGGCTCACCAGTCATCTGTCCCGCCAGCCGGTCGAGGTGCTGGACCCGGTCGCATCAGGGGTGGAGCGCTCCAGGCCGGGACCTCGACGCATCCGGCTGTCGGTTCCCCATCGTGTCGAGGATCTGGAACTGCAGAGCTGGTCAGCGGTCCGCTCCGATCGTCGCCGGCCCTGGATCCTGGTGATGCCTGGGCTCGGAGGCGATCCGGATCATTTCCAATGGTTGGCCCGCGGGCTGGCATCAGCCGGGTGGTCTGTCGTGCTGATGGAGCATCCAGGCAGCGACTCCGCCGCCGTGCAGGCCTTGCTGGAAGGTCGCGAGCCGTTGGCGGGTGCAGAGGCTCTGCGTCAGCGGATGCAGGATCTCCAGGCTGTCCTGCTGGCCCAGCGCCGCGGCACCCTCGATGTGCCGGGGGATCGCGTGGTGCTGATCGGCCATTCCCTCGGAGCCTTCACGGCCTTGATGGCCACGGGTCGGGCACCGCAGCCAGGCCTGCCGCAGCGATGTCGGCAGGCTCTCGATGAACTGCCGCTCACCAACCTCTCCCTGCTGCTGCAGTGTGAGCTGGCCAAGGAGGGTGCTCTGGAGGCGCGGATCTCAGTTCCGGAGCTGGCAGCTGTGGTGGGTCTCAACAGTTTCGGCAGCCTGATCTGGCCCCCCGGCCCGTCGCGCCCCGCTTCGATCCCGGTGCTGCTGATGGGCGGCACGCTGGATCTGATCACCCCGCCGCTGGCCGAGCAGCTGAGGATGCTCGCCTCCTTCGGACAGCACCCCTTCAGTCGGGCGGTGATTGTGGAGGGGGGCAGTCATTTCTCCGCCATCCGGGTTGAGGGCCAGAGCAGCAGCGGCGACGGAGATGATCTGTTCCGTCTGGGCGAGGAGCTGGTGGGGGTCAATCCCCTGGCAGTTCAGGAGCTGCTGCGTCGCGAACTGATCGCGTTCCTCGAGCAGCTCGAGGGGCCCGCTGAGGCCACGGCTTCGCACCATTACCAGGAGGGTTCCGTTCGCTGGCACCGCTTCAGCAGCAGGGATGCCGCCGCGCTGGAGTCGGCGCTTCAGTAG